In Deltaproteobacteria bacterium, the genomic stretch ATCACAAAGTTCTGATCCAACAAGGTGCCGGCAGTGGTAGCGGCTTGAGCGACGCCGCTTATCAAGCAGCCGGCGCCAGCATCGTCGCAACGGCGAAAGAAGTCTGGAATCAGGCCGACATGATCATGAAGGTCAAAGAGCCCCAGGAGTCCGAGTTTGCTTTGCTGCGCCCCGGTCTGATTCTTTTCACCTATCTCCATCTTGCGGCCGCCGAGTCGGTTACTCGCGCGCTGCTCGATCGTAAAGTCACCGCCGTCGCCTACGAAACCATTCAGCTCGACGACGGTTCGCTGCCGCTGCTCGCGCCGATGAGCGAAATCGCCGGCCGCTTGTCGATTCAAGTGGGCGCTTGGTGCTTGCAGGCGGAAAACGGCGGCCGCGGCATTTTAATCGGCGGAGCCTCCGGCGTGCGCCCAGCTAATATCGTCATCATCGGCGCCGGCATGTCCGGCGCCGCCGCCTGCCAAGTCGCCGTCGGCATGGGCGCGCACGTTAGCATTCTCGAGGTCAATCCGAATAAACTACGCTACGTGCACGACATCCTCGGCGGCCATGTGACAACTTTAATGTCGAACCGCGCTAACGTCGAAGAAGCGGTGGTCGGTGCCGACCTAGTCGTCGGTTCGGTGCTAATCCCCGGCGCTCAAGCGCCGAAGTTAATTTCACGCGCTCTGGCGCAACGAATGAAAGCCGGCGCGGCCTTTGTCGATATCGCCATCGATCAAGGCGGCTGCGCCGAAACATCCCGGCCGACGACTCATCGAAATCCAATCTACGTCGAAGAAAAGGTTGTCCACTACTGCGTCACCAACATGCCGGCGATCGTGCCGCACACCTCGACCTATGCTTTGACGAATTCAACATTGACTTACGGATTGGAATTGGCCAATCGCGGCTTTCCGCAAGCGCTGGCGCGCAACAATGCGTTGGCCAAAGGTCTCAACACCTTCAACGGTAAAATCACCTACGAAGGCGTCGCCAATGCGTTCAATCTTCCATTCACGCCGGTTGACGAGGTGATTCGATGAGACTCGTCACCCGCGCCGACTTCGACGGCCTGGTCTGCGGTGCCCTCATCACCAAGTTCGAAAAGATCGACGACTATCTCTACGTCGAGCCCAAATTCATGCAGGATGGCTTGGTCGAGATTCGCAGCGGCGACATCATCACCAACCTGCCCTACCATCCCAACTGCACGCTCTGGTTCGATCACCACATCACCAACACGACGCCGAATTTCGAGACGCCGATCGTTCTCGGCAAAGGCGGCTTTCGCTTGGCGCCGAGCGCGGCGCGAGTGGTTTACGAATATTATGAAGAACTGGGCAATAGGCAACAGGCTCAGCCAAAGGCTGATCAGCCTCCGGCTGAAACTGGCAGCAACCGGATCACCGGGAATGAGATACTGTCCTTTCTCGGCACGGCGCGCATGCAGCACTTGATGCACGAAGTCGACAGAGTCGACGCGGGAAAGTTAGAACAGCAAGACGTACTCAATCCCCAGGGCTACGTCCTGCTCTCCATGACCACCGACGGCCGCAACGCCGGCGACGAGCCGTACTGGTTGAAAGTGATCGACCTACTGCGCGACGCAACGTTGGCAGAAGTGATGAGCGATGCCGACATCAAGCGGCGCTGCCAACGCATACAAGCCGAACAGGAAAAGCTGCGCCAGCTGCTGCTTGAAAGGACAACCTACAAAGGCAACGTCATCTACTGTGACCTGCGCGGCGTCAATGAAATCCCCGACGGCAACCGCTTCCTAGTCTTTACGCTCTTCCCTAAAGGCAACATCCAAGTCAAAATCGCCCGCGACAGCCAGCGCGAAAATACCACGTCGATCTCGGTGGGCTACAATATTTTCAACCCAACCTCGAACGTCAACGTCGGCGAGCTATTAAAAAATTACGGCGGCGGCGGCCACAAAGTCGTCGGCTCCAGCCGCGTGCCCAATGATCTGGCGGAACAAGCGATCAAAGAAATCCTAGCCGCGGTGACGGAATAAGAAGAAATTAACCGCAAAAGGCGCAAAGAGCGCAAAAGAAGAAT encodes the following:
- the ald gene encoding alanine dehydrogenase encodes the protein MIIGVPKEIKTEENRVAVTPTGVAGFVARNHKVLIQQGAGSGSGLSDAAYQAAGASIVATAKEVWNQADMIMKVKEPQESEFALLRPGLILFTYLHLAAAESVTRALLDRKVTAVAYETIQLDDGSLPLLAPMSEIAGRLSIQVGAWCLQAENGGRGILIGGASGVRPANIVIIGAGMSGAAACQVAVGMGAHVSILEVNPNKLRYVHDILGGHVTTLMSNRANVEEAVVGADLVVGSVLIPGAQAPKLISRALAQRMKAGAAFVDIAIDQGGCAETSRPTTHRNPIYVEEKVVHYCVTNMPAIVPHTSTYALTNSTLTYGLELANRGFPQALARNNALAKGLNTFNGKITYEGVANAFNLPFTPVDEVIR